The following proteins come from a genomic window of Populus alba chromosome 12, ASM523922v2, whole genome shotgun sequence:
- the LOC118044569 gene encoding uncharacterized protein — translation MLVWRCKPPAVPFPLSLGTFVKHFSVIEPKAFPFHRIKAKSLTTAATIGTHNFDSFSCRQKKQIRLYVDTLLQWNQKMNLTAVTDVDEVMERHIEDSLAILPPIQDSYVSHCNASIDSIKLVDVGTGAGLPGLVLAIACPAWKVTLLESMNKRCDFLEHAVSVTGLSNVEVVRGRAENLGQNVSFREKFDVAVARAVAEMRILAEYCLPLVRVGGLFVAAKGHDPQEEVRNAERSLKLMGSSTLQLCSVDSRSPYGQRTAIICSKDRPTPRKYPRDPGTPAKLPL, via the exons AACCTCCTGCTGTTCCATTCCCGCTTTCGCTTGGGACTTTTGTCAAACACTTTTCCGTCATAGAACCAAAAGCATTTCCTTTTCACAGAATCAAGGCAAAATCGCTAACTACCGCCGCCACCATCGGAACTCATAATTTCGATTCCTTCAGTTGCcgccaaaaaaaacaaatccgcCTGTATGTTGATACTCTTCTTCAGTGGAACCAG AAAATGAACCTGACTGCGGTTACTGATGTGGATGAAGTAATGGAGAGGCATATTGAGGATTCACTTGCAATACTACCACCCATACAGGACTCTTATGTTTCACACTGCAATGCTTCAATTGACagtatcaaacttgttgatGTTGGTACCGGTGCCGGTCTTCCTGGATTGGTTTTGGCTATTGCTTGTCCTg CATGGAAAGTAACGCTTTTGGAGTCGATGAACAAGCGATGTGATTTCTTGGAACATGCAGTTAGTGTTACTGGTTTGTCAAATGTTGAAGTTGTGAGGGGAAGAGCAGAG AATTTAGGGCAGAATGTTTCCTTCAGAGAGAAATTTGATGTTGCAGTAGCCAGAGCAGTGGCAGAAATGAGAATTttag cGGAGTATTGTCTTCCTTTGGTTCGCGTTGGTGGGTTGTTCGTAGCTGCAAAAGGCCATGATCCTCAG GAGGAAGTAAGAAATGCAGAAAGGTCACTCAAATTGATGGGCTCATCAACATTGCAACTGTGCTCAG TTGATTCACGCAGCCCATATGGACAGAGAACTGCCATCATATGTTCAAAAGATCGTCCCACACCAAGGAAATACCCTCGCGATCCGGGTACCCCAGCAAAATTACCACTGTGA
- the LOC118044570 gene encoding protein JINGUBANG, which produces MSDHHASYSDHDSQPRSDDHLQTNLPALYSQPSLPSLRSLTSNPDHYQEILSTTHHHCLTTLKGHTSYISSLNLVGKFLYSGSGKEIRLWKGNSLDSEIDHENLSNNVVAVGKGAVKSLVVLEDKLFSAHQDHKIRVWKINNQESDKQKYTRLATLPTLGDRAFKSLLPKNQVQIRRNKTCTWVHHVDTVSAIALSSDESLLYSVSWDRTIKIWRTNSFKCLESVANAHDDAINAVALSNDDSVYTGSADKNIKVWRKSSKESKHSLVATLEKHNSGINALALSTDGSVLYSGACDRSIVVWEKDGGGNMVVVGALRGHSQSILCLAVVSDLLFSGSADKTIRIWRGADKSYSCLAVLEGHRGPVKCLTATLDHYNTTDASYLLYSGSLDCDIRVWQINVPLL; this is translated from the coding sequence ATGTCCGACCACCATGCTAGTTACTCAGATCATGATTCTCAACCACGCTCCGACGACCACCTTCAAACAAACCTGCCTGCACTTTATTCACAGCCAAGCCTCCCATCACTACGTTCCCTCACCTCAAACCCCGATCACTACCAAGAAATCCTATCCACCACCCACCACCACTGCCTCACCACTCTTAAAGGCCACACCTCTTATATATCCTCACTAAACCTCGTTGGGAAGTTCCTTTACAGCGGCTCCGGCAAGGAAATCCGATTGTGGAAGGGAAACTCTTTAGATTCTGAAATAGATCATGAGAACCTAAGCAACAACGTAGTGGCTGTGGGAAAAGGTGCTGTGAAGTCCCTTGTTGTTCTGGAAGATAAACTCTTTAGTGCTCATCAAGATCACAAAATCCGAGTATGGAAAATCAATAACCAGGAATCTGATAAGCAGAAATACACACGTTTAGCCACTTTACCAACACTTGGTGACCGTGCCTTCAAAAGTCTGTTGCCCAAGAATCAAGTTCAGATTCGCAGGAACAAAACATGCACATGGGTTCATCATGTCGACACAGTATCTGCAATAGCCTTGTCGAGTGACGAGTCCCTTCTCTACTCCGTTTCATGGGATCGGACAATTAAAATATGGAGAACTAATAGCTTCAAGTGCTTGGAGTCGGTAGCCAACGCACATGATGATGCTATAAATGCAGTGGCATTGTCGAATGATGACAGTGTTTATACCGGATCGGCCGACAAGAATATCAAAGTGTGGAGGAAAAGTTCAAAAGAGAGCAAACATTCCTTAGTTGCCACGCTAGAAAAACACAACTCTGGGATTAATGCCTTGGCACTAAGCACTGATGGGTCTGTTTTATACTCTGGTGCGTGTGACCGATCAATTGTAGTATGGGAGAAGGACGGTGGTGGCAATATGGTGGTTGTGGGAGCCCTAAGGGGCCATTCACAGTCCATATTGTGCTTAGCTGTTGTGTCTGATTTGTTGTTTAGTGGTTCCGCAGATAAAACTATTAGGATTTGGAGAGGTGCTGACAAAAGTTACTCTTGCTTGGCAGTTTTAGAAGGGCATAGAGGCCCTGTCAAGTGCTTGACAGCAACGCTTGACCATTACAACACGACCGATGCATCGTATCTTCTTTACAGTGGGAGTTTGGACTGTGATATCAGAGTGTGGCAAATCAACGTCCCTCTCCTATAG
- the LOC118044572 gene encoding alpha-N-acetylglucosaminidase isoform X2, with translation MDSPLVAAVSLVLLASFLLFFSFAQSSTIGVGYISKILEIQDRERALPSVQVAAARGVLQRLLPSHSSSFEFRIVSKEQCGGESCFIIKNHPSFTRRGAPQILISGVTGVEVLAGLHWYLKYWCGSHISWDKTGGAQLNSIPKLGSLPRLQDDGILVQRPVPWNYYQNAVTSSYSFAWWDWKRWEKEIDWMALQGINLPLAFTGQEAIWQQVFQKFNISKEDLDDFFGGPAFLAWSRMANLHRWGGPLPQSWFDQQLVLQKKILARMYELGMTPVLPAFSGNVPAALRNIFPSAKITRLGNWFSVRSDVRWCCTYLLDATDPLFIEIGRAFIEQQLTEYGRTSHIYNCDTFDENTPPVDDPEYISSLGGSIFEGMQSGDSNAVWLMQGWLFSYDPFWRPPQTKALLHSVPIGRLVVLDLFAEVKPIRDTSEQFYGVPYIWCMLHNFAGNLEMYGYLDSVASGPVEARTSENSTMVGVGMSMEGIEQNPVVYDLMSEMAFQQNKVDVKEWIELYSTRRYGRSVPTIQNAWNILYHTVYNCTDGAHDKNRDVIVAFPDVNPNLVSMLQGRHHTNVKLVSRRAVLIKNTDSYEHPHLWYSTTEVVRALELFIAGGDELSGSSTYSYDLVDLTRQVLAKYANELFLKVIEAYRLKDSHGVAHQSQMFLDLVEDIDTLLACHEGFLLGPWLESAKQLAQDEEQQIQFEWNARTQITMWYDNTEVEASLLRDYGNKYWSGLLKDYYGPRAAIYFNFLAQSFENGHGFQLKAWRREWIKLTNNWQKSRKIFPVESNGNALNISRWLYHKYLGNPDTCDH, from the exons ATGGACTCCCCTCTAGTTGCTGCCGTTTCTCTCGTCCTCCTCGCatccttccttctcttcttctctttcgcTCAATCTTCCACGATCGGCGTCGGTTACATTTCCAAAATTCTCGAAATCCAGGACCGCGAACGAGCTCTTCCTTCTGTCCAAGTTGCCGCCGCTCGCGGTGTTCTGCAACGCCTCCTTCCTTCTCACTCTTCCAGCTTCGAGTTTCGAATTGTATCTAAG GAGCAATGTGGAGGGGAATCTTGcttcattataaaaaatcatcccTCGTTTACAAGGCGCGGAGCTCCACAGATTCT AATTTCCGGGGTAACTGGAGTGGAAGTGTTGGCTGGTTTGCATTGGTATTTGAAGTATTGGTGTGGTTCGCATATATCTTGGGACAAAACAGGAGGCGCGCAGCTCAATTCGATACCTAAATTGGGTTCTCTTCCACGTCTTCAAGATGATGGTATCTTGGTTCAGAGACCTGTTCCTTGGAATTATTACCAGAACGCTGTCACATCTAGCT ATTCTTTTGCTTGGTGGGATTGGAAAAGATGGGAAAAGGAAATTGATTGGATGGCTCTTCAAGGCATCAACTTGCCACTAGCATTTACAGGACAGGAAGCTATTTGGCAACAAGTTTTCCAG aaatttaatattagtaaagAAGATTTGGATGATTTCTTTGGAGGCCCTGCATTTCTTGCATGGTCACGCATGGCAAATTTGCACAG GTGGGGAGGACCATTACCACAAAGTTGGTTTGATCAACAACTAGTTCTGCAGAAGAAAATTCTCGCCAGAATGTATGAACTTGGAATGACTCCAG TTCTTCCAGCCTTTTCTGGAAATGTTCCTGCAGCATTAAGGAATATATTTCCTTCAGCAAAAATAACACGATTGGGGAATTG GTTTTCAGTTAGGAGTGATGTTAGATGGTGCTGCACATATCTCCTTGATGCAACAGATCCCTTGTTTATTGAAATTGGAAGAGCATTCATTGAGCAACAATTGACAG AGTATGGAAGGACCAGCCACATATACAACTG TGACACTTTTGATGAGAATACTCCACCTGTTGATGACCCAGAGTACATATCTTCATTAGGTGGATCAATATTTGAGGGAATGCAAAGTGGTGACAGTAATGCTGTCTGGCTGATGCAG GGGTGGTTATTTTCATATGATCCTTTCTGGAGACCTCCACAAACGAAG GCGCTTCTACATTCAGTTCCTATAGGAAGGCTGGTAGTCCTTGATCTGTTTGCCGAAGTGAAACCCATACGGGATACTTCAGAGCAATTTTATGGTGTCCCTTACATCTG GTGTATGCTGCACAACTTTGCAGGAAACTTGGAGATGTATGGGTATTTAGATTCAGTAGCTTCTGGACCAGTTGAAGCTCGTACCAGTGAGAACTCCACAATG GTTGGTGTTGGAATGTCAATGGAAGGTATAGAACAAAACCCGGTTGTTTATGACCTCATGTCTGAAATGGCATTTCAACAGAACAAGGTTGATGTCAAG GAATGGATTGAATTGTATTCAACAAGACGTTATGGTCGATCAGTTCCAACAATACAAAATGCCTGGAATATACTGTACCACACAGTTTACAATTGCACTGATGGTGCCCAT GACAAAAACCGGGATGTAATTGTAGCATTTCCTGATGTTAATCCAAATCTTGTTTCGATGCTGCAAGGAAGGCATCACACCAATGTAAAACTAGTATCAAGAAGAGCGGTCCTCATAAAAAACACTGATTCATATGAACATCCTCACCTATGGTATTCAACCACTGAAGTTGTGCGTGCTTTGGAACTTTTCATTGCAGGAGGGGATGAATTATCTGGAAGCAGCACCTACAG TTATGACTTAGTTGACCTCACAAGACAAGTGTTGGCAAAATATGCAAATGAGCTGTTCTTAAAGGTCATTGAAGCTTACCGATTAAAAGACAGCCATGGAGTTGCTCACCAGAGTCAGATGTTTCTAGACCTTGTGGAAGACATAGACACACTCTTGGCATGCCATGAGGGATTTCTTCTGGGTCCATGGTTAGAAAGTGCAAAGCAACTTGCTCAAGATGAAGAACAGCAAATACAA TTTGAATGGAATGCAAGAACTCAGATAACTATGTGGTATGACAACACAGAGGTGGAAGCAAGTCTTCTTCGTGACTATG GGAACAAGTACTGGAGTGGTCTCCTAAAAGATTACTATGGTCCCCGAGCAgctatatatttcaatttcttaGCCCAGAGTTTTGAAAATGGCCATGGTTTCCAGTTGAAGGCTTGGAGAAGAGAATGGATAAAGCTTACAAACAACTGGCAGAAAAGTCGGAAGATATTCCCGGTGGAGAGTAACGGAAATGCTCTGAACATTTCACGGTGGCTCTATCACAAATACCTTGGCAATCCGGATACATGTGATCATTAA
- the LOC118044573 gene encoding aminoaldehyde dehydrogenase 2, peroxisomal, translating into MAIHLPNRQLFIDGEWRETVLKKRIPVINPATEQIIGDIPAATAEDVEIAVEAAKNAFSRNKGKDWSSASGAYRAKYLRAIAAKITERKSELGRLEAIDSGKPLEEALWDMDDVAGCFEYYADLAEGLDTKQKAPVSLPMETFKSFVLKEPLGVVALITPWNYPLLLATWKVAPALAAGCTAILKPSELASVTCLELGEVCREVGLPPGVLNILTGLGTEAGAPLASHPHVDKVAFTGSTATGSRIMASAAQMVKPVSMELGGKSPIIVFEDVDLDKAAEWTLFGCFWTNGQICSATSRLLVHESIASEFLDRLVKWTKKIKISDPFEEGCRLGPLVSGDQYDKILKFIAAAKSEGATILSGGDRPKHLNKGFFVEPTIIIDVTTSMQIWREEVFGPVLCVKTFSTEDEAIDLANDTHYGLGAAVISNDPERCDRVAKAFRSGIVWINCSQPCFCQAPWGGIKRSGFGRELGEWGLENYLSVKQVTQYISEEPWGWYQAPSKL; encoded by the exons ATGGCGATCCATCTACCTAATCGACAGCTATTCATCGACGGAGAATGGAGAGAAACCGTTCTCAAAAAACGCATCCCCGTTATCAACCCTGCCACTGAACAGATCATCG GTGATATACCAGCAGCCACTGCAGAGGATGTGGAGATTGCAGTTGAAGCAGCTAAGAATGCATTTTCTAGGAACAAAGGCAAAGATTGGTCCTCCGCGTCAGGTGCTTATCGTGCCAAGTATTTGCGTGCTATTGCTGCTAAG ATAACAGAGAGGAAATCAGAACTAGGAAGACTTGAAGCAATTGATAGTGGAAAACCTCTAGAAGAAGCACTGTGGGACATG GATGATGTTGCAGGATGTTTTGAGTACTATGCGGACCTTGCCGAAGGCTTAGATACAAAGCAGAAAGCTCCTGTTTCTCTTCCTATGGAAACATTTAAGAGCTTTGTTCTTAAAGAACCACTTGGGGTTGTTGCTCTGATCACTCCATG GAATTACCCACTATTGTTGGCTACATGGAAAGTGGCTCCAGCCCTGGCCGCAGGGTGCACTGCAATACTGAAGCCTTCTGAACTGGCATCTGT GACTTGTTTGGAGCTGGGTGAAGTGTGTAGGGAGGTTGGTCTTCCTCCTGGTGTCCTCAATATTTTAACTGGGTTGGGCACTGAAGCAGGTGCTCCTTTGGCATCTCATCCTCATGTTGACAAG GTTGCATTTACTGGGAGCACTGCTACAGGGAGCAGGATAATGGCATCTGCAGCTCAAATGGTCAAG CCTGTTTCAATGGAGCTAGGTGGGAAAAGCCCAATCATTGTTTTTGAGGATGTTGATCTTGATAAGG CGGCTGAGTGGACCCTCTTTGGTTGCTTTTGGACAAATGGCCAGATATGCAGTGCAACATCCCGTCTTTTAGTGCAT GAAAGCATTGCATCAGAATTTTTGGACAGGCTTGTCAAAtggaccaaaaaaattaaaatttctgaTCCTTTCGAAGAGGGTTGCAGGCTTGGCCCACTTGTCAGTGGAGACCAg tatgataaaatattaaaattcattgCAGCCGCCAAGAGTGAAGGTGCAACCATTTTGAGTGGTGGGGATCGTCCCAAG CATTTAAACAAGGGATTCTTTGTTGAACCAACCATCATCATTGATGTAACGACCTCCATGCAAATCTGGAGAGAAGAAGTTTTCGGGCCTGTTCTATGTGTTAAAACATTTAGTACTGAAGATGAAGCCATTGATTTGGCAAATGACACCCA TTATGGCTTAGGAGCTGCTGTTATATCAAATGATCCAGAAAGGTGTGATCGTGTAGCCAAG GCTTTCCGGTCAGGTATTGTCTGGATCAATTGCTCTCAGCCATGCTTCTGTCAAGCTCCATGGGGAGGCATTAAGCGCAGTGGTTTTGGGCGTGAATTAGGAGAATG GGGACTTGAAAACTACTTAAGTGTGAAGCAGGTAACTCAATATATCTCCGAAGAACCATGGGGTTGGTACCAGGCTCCCTCAAAGCTATAA
- the LOC118044572 gene encoding alpha-N-acetylglucosaminidase isoform X1, producing the protein MDSPLVAAVSLVLLASFLLFFSFAQSSTIGVGYISKILEIQDRERALPSVQVAAARGVLQRLLPSHSSSFEFRIVSKEQCGGESCFIIKNHPSFTRRGAPQILISGVTGVEVLAGLHWYLKYWCGSHISWDKTGGAQLNSIPKLGSLPRLQDDGILVQRPVPWNYYQNAVTSSYSFAWWDWKRWEKEIDWMALQGINLPLAFTGQEAIWQQVFQQKFNISKEDLDDFFGGPAFLAWSRMANLHRWGGPLPQSWFDQQLVLQKKILARMYELGMTPVLPAFSGNVPAALRNIFPSAKITRLGNWFSVRSDVRWCCTYLLDATDPLFIEIGRAFIEQQLTEYGRTSHIYNCDTFDENTPPVDDPEYISSLGGSIFEGMQSGDSNAVWLMQGWLFSYDPFWRPPQTKALLHSVPIGRLVVLDLFAEVKPIRDTSEQFYGVPYIWCMLHNFAGNLEMYGYLDSVASGPVEARTSENSTMVGVGMSMEGIEQNPVVYDLMSEMAFQQNKVDVKEWIELYSTRRYGRSVPTIQNAWNILYHTVYNCTDGAHDKNRDVIVAFPDVNPNLVSMLQGRHHTNVKLVSRRAVLIKNTDSYEHPHLWYSTTEVVRALELFIAGGDELSGSSTYSYDLVDLTRQVLAKYANELFLKVIEAYRLKDSHGVAHQSQMFLDLVEDIDTLLACHEGFLLGPWLESAKQLAQDEEQQIQFEWNARTQITMWYDNTEVEASLLRDYGNKYWSGLLKDYYGPRAAIYFNFLAQSFENGHGFQLKAWRREWIKLTNNWQKSRKIFPVESNGNALNISRWLYHKYLGNPDTCDH; encoded by the exons ATGGACTCCCCTCTAGTTGCTGCCGTTTCTCTCGTCCTCCTCGCatccttccttctcttcttctctttcgcTCAATCTTCCACGATCGGCGTCGGTTACATTTCCAAAATTCTCGAAATCCAGGACCGCGAACGAGCTCTTCCTTCTGTCCAAGTTGCCGCCGCTCGCGGTGTTCTGCAACGCCTCCTTCCTTCTCACTCTTCCAGCTTCGAGTTTCGAATTGTATCTAAG GAGCAATGTGGAGGGGAATCTTGcttcattataaaaaatcatcccTCGTTTACAAGGCGCGGAGCTCCACAGATTCT AATTTCCGGGGTAACTGGAGTGGAAGTGTTGGCTGGTTTGCATTGGTATTTGAAGTATTGGTGTGGTTCGCATATATCTTGGGACAAAACAGGAGGCGCGCAGCTCAATTCGATACCTAAATTGGGTTCTCTTCCACGTCTTCAAGATGATGGTATCTTGGTTCAGAGACCTGTTCCTTGGAATTATTACCAGAACGCTGTCACATCTAGCT ATTCTTTTGCTTGGTGGGATTGGAAAAGATGGGAAAAGGAAATTGATTGGATGGCTCTTCAAGGCATCAACTTGCCACTAGCATTTACAGGACAGGAAGCTATTTGGCAACAAGTTTTCCAG cagaaatttaatattagtaaagAAGATTTGGATGATTTCTTTGGAGGCCCTGCATTTCTTGCATGGTCACGCATGGCAAATTTGCACAG GTGGGGAGGACCATTACCACAAAGTTGGTTTGATCAACAACTAGTTCTGCAGAAGAAAATTCTCGCCAGAATGTATGAACTTGGAATGACTCCAG TTCTTCCAGCCTTTTCTGGAAATGTTCCTGCAGCATTAAGGAATATATTTCCTTCAGCAAAAATAACACGATTGGGGAATTG GTTTTCAGTTAGGAGTGATGTTAGATGGTGCTGCACATATCTCCTTGATGCAACAGATCCCTTGTTTATTGAAATTGGAAGAGCATTCATTGAGCAACAATTGACAG AGTATGGAAGGACCAGCCACATATACAACTG TGACACTTTTGATGAGAATACTCCACCTGTTGATGACCCAGAGTACATATCTTCATTAGGTGGATCAATATTTGAGGGAATGCAAAGTGGTGACAGTAATGCTGTCTGGCTGATGCAG GGGTGGTTATTTTCATATGATCCTTTCTGGAGACCTCCACAAACGAAG GCGCTTCTACATTCAGTTCCTATAGGAAGGCTGGTAGTCCTTGATCTGTTTGCCGAAGTGAAACCCATACGGGATACTTCAGAGCAATTTTATGGTGTCCCTTACATCTG GTGTATGCTGCACAACTTTGCAGGAAACTTGGAGATGTATGGGTATTTAGATTCAGTAGCTTCTGGACCAGTTGAAGCTCGTACCAGTGAGAACTCCACAATG GTTGGTGTTGGAATGTCAATGGAAGGTATAGAACAAAACCCGGTTGTTTATGACCTCATGTCTGAAATGGCATTTCAACAGAACAAGGTTGATGTCAAG GAATGGATTGAATTGTATTCAACAAGACGTTATGGTCGATCAGTTCCAACAATACAAAATGCCTGGAATATACTGTACCACACAGTTTACAATTGCACTGATGGTGCCCAT GACAAAAACCGGGATGTAATTGTAGCATTTCCTGATGTTAATCCAAATCTTGTTTCGATGCTGCAAGGAAGGCATCACACCAATGTAAAACTAGTATCAAGAAGAGCGGTCCTCATAAAAAACACTGATTCATATGAACATCCTCACCTATGGTATTCAACCACTGAAGTTGTGCGTGCTTTGGAACTTTTCATTGCAGGAGGGGATGAATTATCTGGAAGCAGCACCTACAG TTATGACTTAGTTGACCTCACAAGACAAGTGTTGGCAAAATATGCAAATGAGCTGTTCTTAAAGGTCATTGAAGCTTACCGATTAAAAGACAGCCATGGAGTTGCTCACCAGAGTCAGATGTTTCTAGACCTTGTGGAAGACATAGACACACTCTTGGCATGCCATGAGGGATTTCTTCTGGGTCCATGGTTAGAAAGTGCAAAGCAACTTGCTCAAGATGAAGAACAGCAAATACAA TTTGAATGGAATGCAAGAACTCAGATAACTATGTGGTATGACAACACAGAGGTGGAAGCAAGTCTTCTTCGTGACTATG GGAACAAGTACTGGAGTGGTCTCCTAAAAGATTACTATGGTCCCCGAGCAgctatatatttcaatttcttaGCCCAGAGTTTTGAAAATGGCCATGGTTTCCAGTTGAAGGCTTGGAGAAGAGAATGGATAAAGCTTACAAACAACTGGCAGAAAAGTCGGAAGATATTCCCGGTGGAGAGTAACGGAAATGCTCTGAACATTTCACGGTGGCTCTATCACAAATACCTTGGCAATCCGGATACATGTGATCATTAA